From one Vibrio neonatus genomic stretch:
- a CDS encoding helix-turn-helix domain-containing protein, producing the protein MQPQTTPLLHSIAIPSVELLNESLKPWGLDFIQLEKGIFHTHLTQLQLPQAVLQKISFDKQVWQRGVAPAECLNIGIMTQHTGPICWNNAPIQLDTLEVFSSSDGFDVISPAGFEAYTFSVHKSVVESYIEKSKLLIDCDLLLNSHQIHLCTPQYIDGLTRIFSHMLSETFSHQSPLAQTQTVLDLTNDLLLQLETKTVFKQRTSKTPRDKVIKRALDYILENIHSPINLSEICAITHTSLRTLDRCFKEKFQASPKTIIIALRLHAFRKMLISHPEQKIYQTASLCGFWHMGKLSEDYFSMFGELPSQTKRANERAPRKRLTVS; encoded by the coding sequence ATGCAGCCACAAACGACGCCACTTTTACACTCAATCGCCATTCCAAGCGTTGAGTTATTGAATGAATCCCTCAAGCCATGGGGGCTTGATTTTATTCAATTAGAAAAAGGCATTTTTCATACTCACTTAACGCAACTGCAGTTGCCACAAGCGGTATTACAAAAAATTTCGTTTGATAAACAAGTTTGGCAACGAGGCGTCGCCCCCGCTGAGTGTTTAAATATTGGAATAATGACCCAACACACTGGGCCTATTTGTTGGAACAACGCGCCAATCCAGTTAGACACGTTAGAGGTTTTTAGCAGTAGCGATGGATTTGACGTAATTTCCCCCGCAGGGTTTGAGGCGTACACTTTCTCGGTGCACAAAAGCGTAGTTGAGAGTTATATTGAAAAAAGTAAGCTATTAATTGATTGTGATTTGTTATTAAACTCCCACCAAATACACCTTTGTACACCTCAATATATTGATGGGTTAACTCGAATATTTTCGCATATGCTTAGCGAAACATTTAGCCATCAGTCTCCCCTTGCGCAAACCCAAACCGTGTTAGATTTAACCAACGACTTGCTTTTGCAGCTAGAAACGAAAACCGTTTTTAAGCAAAGAACGAGTAAAACTCCAAGAGATAAAGTCATTAAACGTGCGCTCGATTATATACTGGAAAATATTCACTCCCCTATTAACCTCAGCGAGATTTGCGCAATCACCCACACCAGTTTACGCACTCTAGATCGATGTTTTAAAGAGAAATTTCAGGCCTCACCGAAAACTATCATCATTGCGCTTAGACTGCATGCCTTTAGAAAAATGCTCATTTCGCACCCTGAGCAAAAAATTTATCAAACGGCTAGCTTGTGTGGTTTTTGGCATATGGGAAAATTAAGCGAAGATTATTTCAGCATGTTTGGCGAGTTACCTAGCCAAACTAAGCGAGCTAACGAACGTGCGCCTAGAAAGAGGTTAACGGTAAGTTAG
- a CDS encoding multiheme c-type cytochrome, producing the protein MLFASEYVGSDVCQSCHVQEHEQWKTSQHFDAMAEANSQTVKGNFDNQTVLFKGEKYHFSIEDGQYWVTLKDQQGQFNKYKVSYTFAIYPLQQYMVEFADGRVQLIPFAWDTRDKSDGGQRWFHLYPEFDKPSDDFFWLNHGQNWNYMCADCHSTNLQKGYDSKLNRYNTTWSEINVGCEACHGPSAQHVKDNKVATPYDVTRRDINSDPVCAQCHSRRIQLNEDGLHPQFSQRHKLNLISSDLYYPDGQIFDEDYVYGSFLQSKMHKAGVTCSDCHNPHTAKIKLPEPQLCQQCHSAEQYNAEKHAHHPIGLETEQCSSCHMVEQNYMQVDWRKDHSFQIPRPELSDKTGAPNACTNCHQDQSNQWASEHLNQWFERDEKLTNSHFSLAFSEAESGNNSTNQALANIALDEEQAFIIRASALSRMQYFADSYSLNAIKKLSNHPNQYMRQGVLDALIPQPVAQQKLVLKQLLNDPVLLIRSEAAASLIYLDSSELSKDPLLNQVLSEYLEIQEYLSDRGANRSNIGDVAWLKGNLKDAEQHYLQAIIVEPNFVAPYLKLNNVYRTQNKQQQATSILAQGLKRKPNNEQLLYQYGLANIRLQQLDVAIASFEQLLTVAPNNAQYQFVTGLAYESVNLEKAIQHIGNAYQISRDVKYIEAYCAVLQRNNQALPNQCFLQ; encoded by the coding sequence ATGTTATTTGCATCGGAATATGTTGGAAGTGATGTTTGCCAATCTTGCCATGTACAAGAGCATGAGCAGTGGAAAACATCACAACATTTTGATGCTATGGCAGAGGCAAATAGTCAAACAGTAAAAGGTAACTTTGATAATCAGACCGTATTATTTAAAGGCGAGAAATATCATTTTAGTATTGAAGATGGTCAATATTGGGTGACATTAAAAGATCAACAAGGGCAATTTAATAAATATAAAGTGAGCTATACCTTTGCTATTTATCCCTTACAGCAATATATGGTGGAGTTTGCTGATGGTCGCGTGCAATTAATTCCCTTTGCATGGGATACCCGCGATAAAAGTGACGGTGGACAGCGTTGGTTTCATTTATATCCTGAGTTTGATAAACCCAGCGATGACTTTTTTTGGTTAAACCATGGGCAAAATTGGAATTACATGTGCGCCGACTGCCATTCAACCAATTTGCAAAAAGGGTATGACTCAAAACTTAATCGTTACAATACCACTTGGTCAGAAATTAATGTTGGCTGTGAGGCGTGCCACGGGCCTTCTGCGCAGCATGTTAAAGACAACAAAGTCGCCACGCCCTATGACGTAACCCGTCGAGATATTAACAGCGACCCCGTTTGTGCGCAGTGCCATAGTCGTCGTATTCAACTTAATGAAGACGGTCTTCATCCGCAATTTTCACAGCGACACAAACTTAATTTAATCAGCTCGGACTTGTATTATCCCGACGGGCAAATTTTTGATGAAGACTATGTCTACGGCTCTTTTCTACAATCGAAAATGCATAAAGCAGGGGTAACTTGCAGTGATTGCCATAATCCGCACACCGCCAAGATAAAACTGCCTGAGCCTCAGCTTTGTCAGCAATGCCATAGCGCAGAGCAATACAACGCCGAAAAACATGCACATCACCCAATAGGGCTAGAAACCGAACAATGCTCCAGTTGCCATATGGTCGAGCAAAATTACATGCAAGTAGATTGGCGAAAAGATCATAGCTTTCAAATCCCTAGACCTGAACTGTCGGATAAAACTGGCGCGCCGAATGCCTGTACGAACTGCCATCAAGATCAGAGTAATCAATGGGCAAGTGAGCATCTTAACCAGTGGTTTGAGCGCGATGAAAAGTTAACGAATAGTCATTTTTCGTTAGCTTTTTCTGAAGCAGAAAGTGGCAACAATAGCACCAACCAAGCACTAGCTAATATTGCGTTAGATGAAGAGCAAGCGTTCATCATTCGAGCGTCAGCGCTATCAAGAATGCAGTATTTTGCCGACTCTTATAGTCTCAATGCCATTAAAAAATTGTCCAATCACCCCAATCAATACATGCGTCAAGGTGTGTTAGATGCGCTGATCCCTCAGCCAGTTGCGCAACAAAAATTGGTTTTAAAACAGCTGCTAAATGATCCAGTGTTGCTGATTCGCAGTGAGGCTGCCGCTTCGCTTATCTATCTTGATAGTAGCGAGTTATCAAAAGACCCATTGCTCAATCAGGTGTTATCTGAATATCTGGAAATACAAGAATACCTTAGTGATCGCGGCGCAAATCGCAGCAATATCGGTGATGTGGCGTGGTTAAAAGGAAACTTAAAAGACGCGGAGCAACATTATTTGCAAGCGATAATCGTCGAGCCAAATTTTGTTGCTCCGTATTTAAAGCTCAATAATGTATATCGCACGCAGAATAAACAGCAGCAAGCGACGTCCATATTAGCTCAAGGGCTAAAGCGTAAACCTAACAATGAACAATTATTATATCAATATGGGTTGGCGAATATCCGACTACAACAACTAGATGTGGCAATTGCCTCATTTGAACAGTTATTAACGGTTGCGCCAAATAATGCCCAGTATCAGTTTGTGACCGGTCTTGCTTATGAAAGCGTCAATCTAGAAAAAGCGATCCAACATATTGGCAATGCCTACCAAATTAGCCGAGACGTTAAATATATCGAAGCTTATTGCGCCGTTTTACAAAGAAATAACCAAGCGCTACCCAATCAGTGTTTTTTACAATAA
- a CDS encoding SGNH/GDSL hydrolase family protein, with protein MNNAINETNAQYFPNRIVLLGDSIFDNSPYVEQGESVTEQLKAIIASKETHQLDDANKTKVSLLAVDGHVMSNVEGQIARAQSKFPVNKEYAFLSCGGNDLLGYNASGLLSIASNNIGEALSSLHDVREHFRQQYKHMLSVTLKTFPELTVCTIYDNIPTLSIAEKTALAIFNEVILREAAEHQLQVLDLRVICAHIDDYAPISPIEPSKYGANKIAHAIFKQYTNNTKGPVICA; from the coding sequence ATGAATAACGCAATTAATGAAACCAACGCACAATATTTTCCTAACCGCATAGTTTTGCTCGGTGATTCTATCTTTGATAATTCGCCTTATGTTGAACAGGGTGAATCTGTTACAGAGCAATTAAAGGCAATAATTGCATCCAAAGAGACTCATCAACTTGACGATGCAAACAAAACAAAAGTGAGCCTACTGGCAGTTGATGGACACGTAATGTCTAACGTAGAAGGTCAAATAGCACGAGCACAATCCAAATTCCCTGTTAATAAGGAATATGCGTTTCTCTCCTGTGGTGGCAATGATTTACTGGGTTACAACGCATCCGGTTTACTGAGTATTGCCTCTAACAATATTGGGGAGGCACTCTCTTCCTTACACGACGTGCGAGAGCATTTTCGTCAGCAATATAAGCACATGCTCAGTGTCACCCTGAAAACATTCCCAGAGCTTACTGTTTGTACCATCTACGATAATATTCCAACCTTATCAATCGCTGAGAAAACGGCATTGGCAATATTTAATGAAGTGATTTTAAGAGAAGCGGCCGAACACCAATTACAAGTACTCGACCTAAGAGTGATTTGTGCTCATATCGATGACTACGCACCAATTTCGCCGATTGAACCATCAAAATACGGCGCAAACAAAATTGCCCACGCAATATTTAAACAATACACAAATAACACCAAAGGGCCTGTTATCTGTGCATAA
- a CDS encoding YiiX/YebB-like N1pC/P60 family cysteine hydrolase — protein MSRQLIVFVISLLVLMGCSSSRYDLKAGVSEDRALCVTRLTQWQDEPTLYYDSQSWLKNDLLKYKGVNEQLLTERQSLLASINAYYESGDEKPIPSKLTNQINDIIAKESQQSEVLESLVAANECWYQVTFKENNQFTFTAFSLELASILALYDAYFSAANITNNDVEIRRAFNREDKGYGKQENALEAYAAYALDLSNIQRIREQINYFNLNIEAYRPQITDKDIEYLYLSIVQSPSFKALPRYTPEELISQRSQQRRNSIRDGVNSTNSAAVNGLSQFFGNVTGLFESRKGYLYQNEPVEQSIKSQLKAGDILLEKTPFRLTDKMIPGYWGHAAIWIGTEQDIKDLGIWDHPVVSQYHQEIKQGKLVAEALRSGVALNSLQHFMNIDDLLVITPTHRSDELRRTTIITTLRQIGKEYDFNYDIETTDKIVCSQLVYIAYDDIDWPHERVIGRYTISPDNIVTEALQNEDLEPSILYLNGKEEGVDVEKIRQLSREQA, from the coding sequence ATGAGCCGTCAATTAATAGTGTTTGTTATATCCCTGCTTGTTCTGATGGGGTGTTCCTCTTCTCGCTACGATTTAAAAGCGGGGGTAAGTGAAGATAGAGCCCTATGCGTCACGCGATTAACGCAGTGGCAAGATGAGCCAACTTTATATTATGACTCGCAATCTTGGCTAAAAAACGACTTACTAAAGTATAAAGGCGTAAACGAACAGCTATTGACCGAAAGGCAATCACTGTTGGCAAGTATTAATGCGTATTATGAAAGCGGTGACGAGAAGCCGATTCCATCGAAACTAACAAATCAAATCAATGACATTATTGCCAAAGAAAGCCAGCAGTCTGAAGTGTTAGAATCATTGGTCGCGGCGAATGAATGTTGGTATCAAGTCACTTTTAAGGAAAATAATCAGTTCACCTTTACCGCTTTTAGTCTGGAATTAGCCTCTATTTTAGCTTTATATGATGCTTACTTTAGCGCCGCCAACATTACCAACAATGACGTAGAAATCCGCCGTGCTTTTAACCGAGAAGACAAAGGCTACGGCAAACAAGAAAACGCACTTGAAGCCTATGCGGCCTACGCCTTAGATCTATCCAATATTCAACGTATTCGCGAGCAAATTAACTATTTTAACCTCAATATTGAAGCTTATCGCCCGCAAATCACGGATAAAGATATTGAGTATTTATACCTTTCAATAGTGCAGAGCCCATCCTTTAAGGCATTGCCACGCTACACTCCCGAAGAACTTATAAGCCAACGCTCTCAGCAGCGCCGTAACAGCATTCGTGATGGGGTAAACTCCACAAACAGTGCTGCAGTGAATGGATTAAGTCAATTCTTCGGCAATGTGACTGGATTATTTGAATCTAGAAAAGGCTATCTATACCAAAACGAACCAGTGGAACAATCCATTAAAAGCCAACTCAAAGCCGGCGACATTCTGCTAGAGAAAACACCGTTTCGCTTAACTGACAAAATGATTCCTGGCTATTGGGGACATGCCGCCATCTGGATTGGCACTGAACAAGACATCAAAGACTTAGGCATCTGGGATCACCCTGTTGTGAGTCAATATCACCAAGAAATTAAACAAGGAAAGTTAGTCGCCGAAGCCCTGCGCTCAGGAGTCGCACTCAACTCCCTACAACACTTCATGAACATTGATGACCTACTGGTGATTACTCCCACACACCGAAGTGATGAACTGCGCAGAACAACCATCATCACCACCTTGCGACAAATTGGTAAGGAATACGACTTTAACTACGACATAGAAACAACCGATAAAATAGTGTGCTCGCAACTGGTTTATATTGCCTACGACGACATAGACTGGCCACACGAAAGGGTCATAGGGCGCTACACCATTAGCCCAGATAACATAGTGACAGAGGCACTGCAAAACGAAGATCTAGAGCCTTCGATATTGTATTTGAATGGCAAAGAAGAAGGTGTTGATGTAGAGAAAATTAGGCAGTTAAGCCGCGAACAAGCATGA
- a CDS encoding DUF3179 domain-containing protein: MKKSAFILAIISLLVGAFGAIALTEAGQMINMPREWVFSYFEYRVALNVFIVALAVVAIYLLLKGALLGKKWIGLYGLAIVACLFFINIFAPEFWLRAQQYGAEFMSVEQADQKLSNDSDVFVLEINGDARAYPRDWMQLPHIVGDKIGGQETVMTYCALSNLPVAFNPKMNGQETDFRVIAQVHNNLIFTDRNSGELIQQVTGTAEYSQTQLQQYPVQRMTWQAFKSLYPKGQVFNYKPNAFDQLTLKLFDTALIPHYEGVAMFPTLNDPDPRVESGEQIWGVTIYGKSVAVTQSHFDKQQQFVVHLPAQDVLFVQYPKFDTVAAYLVDDSRNWQEVNVDPYGKYDGGQLSRANLYSGMPWMIWSHWFPESEIYQ, encoded by the coding sequence ATGAAAAAGAGTGCTTTTATATTAGCGATTATCAGCTTGCTAGTGGGGGCGTTTGGTGCAATTGCCCTTACCGAAGCAGGGCAAATGATAAATATGCCAAGGGAATGGGTATTTAGCTATTTTGAATATCGTGTTGCGCTAAATGTCTTTATCGTGGCATTAGCAGTAGTGGCAATTTATCTACTCCTGAAAGGGGCGTTGCTAGGTAAAAAATGGATTGGGTTATATGGCCTAGCCATCGTTGCCTGTTTATTTTTTATCAATATTTTTGCGCCCGAGTTTTGGTTAAGAGCTCAGCAATATGGCGCGGAATTTATGTCTGTTGAGCAGGCCGATCAAAAGCTTAGTAATGATAGCGATGTCTTTGTGCTAGAGATCAATGGCGATGCACGTGCCTACCCAAGAGATTGGATGCAATTGCCCCATATTGTGGGTGATAAAATAGGCGGCCAAGAAACCGTGATGACCTATTGTGCATTAAGTAATTTGCCGGTGGCATTTAATCCTAAAATGAACGGTCAAGAAACGGATTTTAGAGTTATCGCGCAGGTTCATAATAACCTTATTTTTACCGACCGAAACAGCGGCGAGCTTATTCAACAGGTGACGGGCACGGCAGAATACAGCCAAACTCAGTTGCAGCAATATCCAGTGCAACGAATGACGTGGCAAGCATTTAAATCCTTGTATCCAAAGGGACAAGTCTTTAATTACAAACCAAATGCATTTGATCAGCTAACCCTTAAATTATTTGATACAGCACTGATCCCGCATTATGAAGGCGTAGCCATGTTTCCTACTCTGAATGACCCAGATCCAAGGGTGGAATCAGGCGAGCAAATATGGGGTGTAACCATTTATGGTAAATCCGTTGCCGTGACTCAAAGTCATTTTGATAAGCAGCAACAGTTTGTGGTTCATTTACCCGCGCAAGATGTGTTATTTGTGCAATACCCTAAGTTTGACACTGTAGCGGCTTACTTAGTCGATGACAGTCGAAATTGGCAAGAGGTGAACGTCGACCCATACGGGAAATATGATGGCGGGCAGTTATCTCGCGCCAACTTATATTCTGGTATGCCATGGATGATTTGGAGCCACTGGTTCCCTGAATCTGAGATTTATCAATAG
- a CDS encoding sulfatase-like hydrolase/transferase encodes MKIQGMLTLSCLLAGSTAVMAKGIVYDAQFGVLEAQHGEKWQAQDKQIEAKLAEIREKNGGKRPNIIYMLVDDLSYGQMGNRKMNHVMGVNTENINQFANESLSLERMYTEPSCTPTRAAMMTGRHPIRSGSSEVKVTLVGEGLSKEEVTIAEVLSEAGYSTAHIGKWHQGDIEQSFPHNQGFDFAAFPAHQQVQLSLMTKEASKANNLFGWHDSMQNNDFIIDDTFRPKGMLTGLEAYKGQKAREVHMPAGHEWSQADYHAMNVRYQEQAIDQLQQLSKADKPFYLQYWPLYPLNFVHDNEQNVSRNGGYMAEKLQLLDTWFGEFLTELDTLGIADNTLVILMADNGLMYHYGGPSGLSELIYRGGKTDFLEGGIRTDAYVRWPAAIPSNTAASDIIHVSDLYTTIATIAQATEYIPRDRVIDGINQTALLLEGEKNGRRDYVYVYQGPRLAAVVKDQFKMHMPAPGMPGAAAPVFNVYRDPREENPHIGMALWSGASFQDMMKRHMLTIEKYPHLPLGKGAPYSGVENLRPETKKLVADFMSWQK; translated from the coding sequence ATGAAAATACAGGGAATGTTAACGTTGAGTTGCTTGTTGGCAGGCAGCACAGCGGTAATGGCGAAAGGGATTGTGTACGATGCGCAATTCGGGGTTTTAGAAGCGCAACACGGAGAAAAGTGGCAAGCACAAGATAAACAGATCGAGGCGAAACTGGCTGAAATCCGTGAGAAGAATGGCGGTAAACGTCCCAATATCATTTATATGCTGGTTGATGATTTGAGCTATGGCCAAATGGGCAACCGCAAAATGAACCATGTGATGGGAGTGAACACCGAAAACATTAACCAATTTGCCAACGAAAGTTTGTCGTTGGAGCGTATGTACACCGAGCCATCTTGTACACCAACACGCGCCGCTATGATGACGGGGCGTCACCCAATCCGCAGTGGTTCAAGTGAAGTAAAAGTGACTTTAGTTGGCGAAGGGTTATCAAAAGAAGAAGTGACCATTGCCGAGGTATTATCTGAAGCCGGTTACAGCACCGCGCACATTGGAAAATGGCACCAAGGAGACATAGAGCAGTCTTTCCCTCATAACCAAGGTTTTGATTTTGCTGCATTTCCTGCGCATCAACAGGTACAGCTTTCGCTAATGACCAAAGAAGCGTCAAAAGCGAATAATCTGTTTGGCTGGCATGATTCAATGCAAAACAACGATTTTATTATTGATGACACCTTCCGACCAAAAGGCATGCTTACTGGGCTTGAAGCTTACAAAGGTCAAAAAGCCAGAGAAGTACACATGCCGGCAGGACATGAATGGTCGCAAGCGGATTATCACGCCATGAACGTTCGCTATCAAGAGCAAGCAATAGATCAGCTACAACAACTTTCTAAAGCAGACAAACCTTTTTACTTGCAATACTGGCCACTGTATCCGCTGAACTTTGTGCATGACAATGAACAAAATGTATCTCGAAATGGCGGTTATATGGCGGAAAAACTTCAGCTACTAGATACGTGGTTTGGTGAGTTTTTAACCGAGTTAGATACATTAGGCATTGCCGATAATACACTGGTGATCCTAATGGCTGATAACGGCTTAATGTACCATTACGGTGGTCCATCAGGGTTAAGTGAGCTGATTTATCGTGGTGGTAAAACCGATTTCCTAGAAGGTGGTATCCGCACCGATGCTTACGTTCGTTGGCCTGCCGCGATTCCATCTAACACTGCTGCCAGTGACATTATCCATGTGAGTGATTTATACACTACCATCGCCACGATTGCTCAAGCAACGGAGTATATTCCTCGTGACCGCGTCATTGACGGTATTAACCAGACCGCTCTTTTGCTAGAGGGTGAAAAAAATGGTCGCCGTGACTATGTGTATGTTTACCAAGGTCCGCGTTTAGCGGCGGTAGTGAAAGACCAATTCAAAATGCACATGCCAGCGCCGGGCATGCCAGGTGCGGCCGCGCCGGTATTTAATGTCTATCGCGACCCTCGTGAAGAAAACCCACATATCGGTATGGCATTGTGGTCTGGAGCATCTTTCCAAGACATGATGAAACGTCACATGTTAACCATCGAAAAATACCCTCATTTACCGTTAGGCAAGGGTGCGCCTTACTCTGGCGTAGAAAACTTGCGACCTGAAACGAAGAAACTGGTTGCTGACTTTATGTCTTGGCAAAAATAA